The following coding sequences lie in one Candidatus Planktophila sulfonica genomic window:
- a CDS encoding ABC transporter ATP-binding protein — protein sequence MRLEIKDLRVHYGKIEAIKGVSVVVNQGEIVTLIGANGAGKTTILKTISGLRPVSSGDITFDGTSINKIPAHERVDLGISQVPEGRGIFPGMTVLENLEMGKFNRKDRKHEMQEDLDRIYTLFPRLKERTAQAGGTLSGGEQQMLAMGRALMARPKVLLLDEPSMGLAPQMIANIFRIITEINKQGVTILLVEQNAQQALQRAHRAYILETGSVTKEAAASDLLNDPAVREAYLGTGAH from the coding sequence ATGCGTCTTGAAATTAAAGATCTTCGCGTTCACTACGGCAAGATTGAAGCCATCAAGGGCGTATCAGTCGTTGTAAACCAAGGTGAGATCGTCACGCTCATCGGCGCTAACGGTGCCGGTAAGACAACTATCCTTAAAACCATCTCAGGACTTCGCCCCGTATCAAGTGGCGACATCACATTCGATGGCACAAGCATCAATAAGATCCCTGCCCACGAGCGCGTTGATCTTGGTATTTCACAGGTTCCAGAAGGCCGCGGAATTTTCCCAGGCATGACAGTCCTTGAAAACCTAGAGATGGGTAAGTTCAACCGCAAGGATCGTAAGCACGAGATGCAAGAAGATCTCGACCGCATCTACACCTTGTTCCCACGTCTTAAGGAGCGCACAGCGCAAGCTGGTGGAACTCTTTCAGGTGGAGAGCAGCAGATGCTTGCAATGGGTCGCGCACTTATGGCACGCCCTAAGGTCTTGTTGCTTGATGAGCCTTCAATGGGTCTTGCTCCTCAGATGATTGCAAATATCTTCCGCATCATCACAGAGATTAACAAGCAGGGCGTAACGATTCTCTTGGTAGAGCAGAATGCACAGCAAGCGCTTCAGCGCGCACACCGTGCATATATTCTCGAAACAGGAAGCGTTACAAAGGAAGCAGCAGCTTCTGACCTACTTAATGACCCAGCTGTACGCGAGGCTTACCTCGGAACAGGTGCTCACTAA
- a CDS encoding branched-chain amino acid ABC transporter permease: protein MNALRNFNLRDKGAEIWSGWSRPVRTAFVLTMILIVGLLPFSAEWGPTSFLNTPITSFQNVLVYPVGMFILMALGLNIVVGKSGLLDLGFVAFFAIGAYSQAILSTLYGWNTWEILPFGIMFAMISGVILGLPALRLRGDYLAIITLGFGEIVRIVALNISVTGGPNGIAGIPNPPTIFGFEFNLMFPEHFFWLVFAMILLVIWMIRRFTVRRPGRAWEAIRQDEDVAALMGVNTLIYKLWSFVIGAAVGGAAGVLYASKVMVISPDMFKFDVSILILACVVFGGIGNIWGVILGAGILAYLPERIRFISDARQVIFGLVLILMMNLRPDGLLPRKKREKIEEKRSM, encoded by the coding sequence ATGAACGCATTAAGAAACTTCAACCTTCGCGATAAAGGCGCCGAGATCTGGTCAGGCTGGAGCCGTCCGGTTCGTACTGCCTTTGTTCTCACAATGATTCTCATCGTTGGCCTGCTTCCATTCTCAGCTGAGTGGGGCCCAACGAGCTTCCTTAATACTCCAATCACTTCATTCCAGAACGTACTTGTCTACCCAGTTGGAATGTTTATCTTGATGGCCCTCGGTCTCAATATCGTGGTTGGTAAGTCTGGTCTTCTTGACCTCGGCTTCGTTGCATTCTTTGCGATCGGTGCCTACTCACAAGCAATTCTTTCAACGCTTTACGGTTGGAATACTTGGGAGATTCTTCCTTTCGGAATCATGTTCGCAATGATCTCTGGTGTCATCCTTGGTCTTCCAGCGCTACGTCTTCGTGGCGATTACCTAGCAATCATCACGCTCGGATTCGGTGAGATCGTACGTATCGTCGCTCTCAACATCTCAGTTACTGGTGGTCCTAACGGAATCGCTGGTATTCCAAACCCACCAACAATCTTCGGATTTGAATTCAATCTGATGTTCCCAGAGCACTTCTTCTGGTTGGTCTTTGCAATGATCTTGCTCGTCATCTGGATGATTCGTCGCTTCACAGTGCGCCGTCCAGGTCGCGCATGGGAAGCAATCCGCCAGGATGAAGATGTTGCAGCTCTTATGGGCGTTAACACCCTCATCTACAAGCTCTGGTCATTCGTGATCGGTGCAGCAGTAGGTGGAGCCGCCGGCGTTCTCTACGCATCGAAGGTCATGGTTATCTCACCAGATATGTTCAAGTTTGATGTTTCGATTTTGATTCTTGCCTGCGTGGTATTCGGTGGAATCGGAAATATCTGGGGCGTAATTCTCGGTGCAGGAATCTTGGCTTACCTGCCAGAGCGCATCCGATTTATCTCTGATGCACGTCAGGTTATCTTCGGCCTTGTTCTCATCTTGATGATGAACCTTCGCCCAGATGGACTGCTCCCACGTAAGAAGCGTGAAAAAATTGAAGAGAAGAGGTCAATGTAA
- a CDS encoding PaaI family thioesterase encodes MTEPDYLAIIKERGQGALDIKMGIEMLEVSPQRLVARMPVEGNTQPIGLLHGGANVVLAESLGSIGTQLHAGPDRKIVGVDINATHHKSATSGYVTAVATPVSLGRTLCVYEIVITNEAGQRTCTARITCLILNKE; translated from the coding sequence ATGACTGAACCTGATTACTTAGCAATCATCAAAGAGCGCGGCCAAGGGGCTCTCGATATCAAGATGGGTATCGAAATGCTCGAAGTGTCGCCACAGCGCTTGGTTGCTCGCATGCCTGTAGAAGGCAATACGCAACCTATCGGCCTCCTTCACGGCGGTGCAAACGTAGTTCTTGCTGAGTCTTTAGGTTCTATCGGCACTCAGTTACATGCCGGGCCTGATCGCAAGATTGTTGGTGTTGATATCAATGCAACTCACCACAAATCAGCAACGAGTGGCTACGTCACCGCAGTTGCGACACCAGTTTCACTCGGTCGCACTCTCTGTGTCTATGAGATCGTTATAACAAACGAGGCAGGTCAGCGAACTTGTACAGCTCGCATAACCTGCCTCATTTTAAATAAGGAGTAA
- a CDS encoding ABC transporter ATP-binding protein, with product MSEKLLELKNVTIKFGGVTALNEVNFHVNKGEICALIGPNGAGKTTVFNVVTGVYPITSGEITFKGENLAGKKRHQVTKSGLARTFQNVRLFGDMTALENVITATDVHKKTGLLRALIGTPLNRREEKESKARAHELLALMGIDHRADQLAKNLPYGDQRRLEIARALGTEPELLLLDEPAAGFNPAEKVELAKLIKKIRDKGYTVLLIEHDMSLIMGISDRVAVLDFGQKIADDLPSVVQNDPRVIEAYLGVPADAS from the coding sequence ATGTCTGAGAAACTTCTCGAACTTAAGAACGTCACCATCAAGTTCGGTGGTGTGACAGCTCTCAACGAAGTTAACTTCCATGTTAACAAAGGTGAAATCTGCGCACTCATCGGACCTAACGGCGCTGGAAAGACAACAGTCTTTAACGTCGTCACAGGTGTCTACCCAATTACTTCAGGCGAAATCACCTTCAAGGGCGAAAACCTTGCAGGCAAGAAGCGCCACCAAGTAACTAAGTCAGGCCTTGCGCGTACATTCCAGAACGTTCGCCTCTTCGGAGATATGACCGCTCTCGAAAACGTCATCACAGCAACCGATGTACATAAGAAGACTGGTCTTCTCCGTGCACTTATCGGAACACCTCTTAACCGTCGCGAAGAGAAGGAGAGCAAGGCGCGCGCGCACGAGCTCTTGGCTCTCATGGGTATCGATCACCGCGCAGACCAACTTGCAAAGAATCTTCCTTACGGAGATCAGCGTCGTCTCGAAATCGCTCGCGCTCTTGGAACAGAGCCTGAGCTTCTTCTTCTCGACGAACCAGCAGCTGGCTTCAACCCTGCGGAAAAGGTAGAGCTCGCGAAGCTCATCAAGAAGATTCGCGATAAGGGCTACACAGTTCTTCTCATTGAACACGATATGTCGCTCATTATGGGAATCTCAGATCGCGTTGCAGTTCTCGACTTCGGTCAGAAGATTGCAGATGATCTTCCATCAGTTGTACAAAACGACCCTCGAGTTATCGAGGCTTACCTAGGAGTGCCAGCAGATGCGTCTTGA